Proteins co-encoded in one Fusarium fujikuroi IMI 58289 draft genome, chromosome FFUJ_chr06 genomic window:
- a CDS encoding related to component of actin cortical patches LAS17 produces the protein MAERWDRDRFERMRGEQNRDRFDDDRSYTRSTRGRDHSDERYDRRPGRGYYEEEDIRDRRYYGDDSRYQPQRERERDMPPPWARRADVLERERERDLPRRESPPRRPGFLRRQSSLDTFDRRPRFFQDREEYPPPARREDIRPRDHRDPRDDYRAPPYTPIPLPKSRGLPPPRRYGDEFYDDIKIAEPDYYGDDDFRSMPERVREREYTRSRNRRGRSRESRSTRTRSVRSSSYSSSSSRSSSSSGGTTVKSEYPKKGKTRIPAKLVSKRALIDLGYPFFEEGTTIIVQKALGQDNIDELLKVSEDYKKVEAEIAASREPKAPTAALPAPPPKEKVREPTPEPPPAKTPPPPAPPVQAPPAQAPPAAVPVATPGPPPPVQMMPPPQQTPMPPPPVQMMPPPMAQPGPPPGFYQPGPPPPPQGPFEYAEETVIRDVSPSRFTTTTTSSSWDSYHHHHHPAEELVVRTRSRSRSGREIRKEIKALERELAHRPRGRSTSGEIVRAERLPDGQLVIREERLEKVVEHRKPPRIEKDKKGPPPKLMRAMFATLT, from the exons ATGGCCGAGCGCTGGGACCGCGATCGCTTTGAGCGAATGCGCGGCGAACAAAACAGAGATCGCTTCGATGACGATCGCTCTTATACACGCAGCACACGAGGCCGCGACCACTCAGATGAGCGATATGACCGCCGACCTGGCCGCGGTTActacgaagaagaagacatccGTGACCGTCGCTACTACGGCGATGATTCTCGCTACCAACCTCAGCGAGAAAGAGAGCGAGATATGCCACCTCCCTGGGCTCGTCGTGCAGATGTTCTAgagagagagcgagagcgagacTTGCCTCGCCGCGAATCTCCACCTCGCCGACCGGGTTTCCTCCGCCGACAATCATCTCTTGACACCTTTGACCGCCGACCACGCTTCTTCCAGGACCGTGAGGAATATCCACCTCCTGCTCGCCGTGAGGATATCCGTCCTCGAGATCACCGAGATCCTCGAGATGACTACCGTGCGCCTCCTTACACACCTATCCCCCTTCCCAAGAGCCGAGGACTGCCCCCACCTCGCAGATACGGCGACGAGTTCTATGATGACATCAAGATTGCCGAGCCCGACTATtatggcgacgatgatttCAGATCCATGCCCGAGCGTGTTCGTGAGCGAGAATACACTCGATCTCGCAACCGTCGTGGGCGTAGCCGAGAATCTCGGTCAACTCGAACCCGCTCTGTTCGAAGTAGCtcgtattcttcttcttcaagccgctcctccagcagcagcggtGGCACTACAGTGAAGAGCGAGTATCCtaagaagggcaagactCGCATTCCTGCTAAGCTTGTTTCTAAGCGAGCTCTCATTGATCTTGGATACCCATTTTTTGAAGAG GGCACCACAATCATTGTGCAAAAGGCTCTCGGTCAAGATAACATCGACGAGCTTCTCAAAGTCAGTGAGGATTACAAGAAGG TTGAAGCTGAAATTGCCGCCTCTCGAGAACCAAAGGCACCTACTGCTGCTTTGCCTGCACCTCCACCCAAAGAAAAGGTCAGAGAGCCAACTCCggaaccaccaccagccaagaCTCCCCCGCCTCCCGCCCCCCCcgttcaagctcctcctgCCCAGGCACCTCCCGCTGCGGTTCCAGTCGCAACTCCAGGTCCTCCTCCACCCGTTCAAAtgatgcctcctcctcaacaaaccCCAATGCCACCTCCGCCTGTCCAGATGATGCCTCCTCCTATGGCTCAGCCTGGACCACCTCCAGGTTTCTACCAACCTGGCCCTCCTCCCCCGCCACAAGGACCCTTCGAATACGCTGAGGAGACTGTCATCCGCGATGTTTCGCCATCACGATTCACCACAACCACCACATCCTCCAGCTGGGACTCataccaccatcaccaccaccccGCCGAGGAACTCGTCGTACGAACTCGCTCTCGATCCCGAAGTGGTCGCGAGATCCGAAAGGAGATCAAAGCTCTGGAGCGTGAGCTGGCTCACCGTCCTCGAGGTCGTTCCACCAGCGGCGAAATCGTCCGCGCCGAGCGCTTACCTGACGGACAGCTTGTTATTCGAGAAGAGAGATTGGAGAAGGTGGTTGAACACCGCAAACCTCCTCGTAttgagaaggacaagaaag GACCTCCTCCTAAGCTCATGCGGGCCATGTTTGCTACTCTGACTTGA